A portion of the Lolium rigidum isolate FL_2022 chromosome 1, APGP_CSIRO_Lrig_0.1, whole genome shotgun sequence genome contains these proteins:
- the LOC124676780 gene encoding geraniol 8-hydroxylase-like: MSVLPWVPWLVVSFLSIYLVDLLAHARRRLPPGPIPLPLIGSLHLMGDQPHRSLARLARIHGPLMSIRLGAVTTVVASSPDAAREILQRHDADLAGRFVNDAVGDHARNSVAWLPHGPRWRSLRKTMATELFAPHRLDALQGLRSDKMRELVAHIARLARDGVVVDVGRVAFTTSLNLLSGTIFSKDLASLDDHGGSKEFQALVGEVMKCGGCPNVSDFFPVLARADLQGLRRRLAQLLARLHQVFDAEVDQRLRGREVGETRKDHDDFLDVLLDVAERDGGSKAGLDRDTLRALFTDLFLAGSDSTSSMVEWAMAELLKNPSSMAKAHKELAQVISSTRSVEESDINQLPYLQVVVNETLRLHPPGPLLLPHQAQATVNVAGFTVPQGACVLVNLWAMGRDESIWPEPDKFMPQRFLGRAVDFRGGDFELIPFGAGRRVCPGMPLAIRTMHLVLATLLNRFEWKIPVEMEMTGIDMSEKFGVSLTKAVPLCAIATMI; encoded by the exons ATGTCCGTTCTTCCCTGGGTGCCATGGCTCGTCGTCTCCTTCCTctccatctacctcgtcgacctcCTCGCCCACGCACGCCGCCGTCTCCCTCCAGGTCCCATTCCCCTGCCACTCATCGGCAGCCTCCACCTCATGGGCGACCAACCGCACCGCTCTCTCGCCCGCCTCGCCAGGATCCACGGCCCGCTCATGTCCATCCGCTTGGGCGCGGTCACCACGGTGGTCGCCTCGTCCCCGGATGCCGCCCGCGAGATCCTTCAGAGGCACGACGCTGACTTGGCCGGCCGGTTCGTGAACGACGCCGTGGGCGACCACGCCAGGAACTCCGTCGCCTGGCTCCCCCACGGGCCGCGCTGGCGGTCCCTGCGCAAGACCATGGCCACGGAGCTCTTCGCGCCGCACCGGCTCGATGCGCTCCAGGGCCTCCGGAGCGACAAGATGCGGGAGCTAGTGGCCCACATCGCCCGGCTGGCGCGCGATGGCGTGGTGGTGGACGTCGGCCGCGTGGCGTTCACGACGAGCCTGAACCTCCTCTCCGGCACCATCTTCTCGAAGGATCTTGCGAGCCTCGACGACCATGGCGGGTCCAAGGAGTTCCAAGCGCTGGTGGGTGAGGTCATGAAGTGCGGGGGCTGCCCCAACGTGTCGGACTTCTTCCCGGTGCTCGCGCGCGCGGACCTGCAGGGGCTGCGACGGCGGCTGGCCCAGCTGCTCGCGCGGCTGCACCAAGTGTTCGACGCGGAGGTGGACCAGAGGCTGCGCGGCCGCGAGGTGGGTGAGACCAGGAAGGATCACGACGACTTTCTCGACGTGCTGCTCGACGTCGCGGAGCGTGACGGCGGCAGCAAGGCCGGCCTGGACCGCGACACGCTGAGGGCGCTCTTCACG GACTTGTTTCTCGCCGGCAGTGATTCAACCTCCAGTATGGTGGAATGGGCCATGGCGGAGCTTCTCAAGAACCCATCATCCATGGCAAAAGCTCACAAAGAGCTAGCACAAGTCATCAGCTCGACAAGAAGCGTTGAGGAATCTGACATTAACCAGTTGCCCTACCTCCAAGTTGTGGTCAACGAAACACTCCGGCTGCATCCTCCAGGCCCACTATTGTTACCACATCAGGCCCAAGCAACCGTAAATGTCGCAGGTTTCACAGTGCCCCAAGGCGCATGTGTGTTGGTGAATTTGTGGGCGATGGGCCGAGATGAAAGCATCTGGCCAGAGCCGGACAAGTTCATGCCACAGAGGTTTCTAGGGAGAGCCGTGGACTTTAGAGGTGGGGACTTCGAGCTCATTCCATTTGGTGCGGGGCGAAGAGTGTGCCCCGGGATGCCATTGGCAATCAGGACAATGCACTTGGTCCTCGCTACGTTGTTGAATCGGTTCGAATGGAAGATTCCAGTGGAGATGGAGATGACTGGGATTGACATGAGTGAAAAGTTTGGTGTATCGCTCACCAAAGCAGTCCCTCTTTGTGCTATAGCTACAATGATTTGA